In one Arachis duranensis cultivar V14167 chromosome 9, aradu.V14167.gnm2.J7QH, whole genome shotgun sequence genomic region, the following are encoded:
- the LOC107467664 gene encoding LOW QUALITY PROTEIN: clathrin interactor EPSIN 3 (The sequence of the model RefSeq protein was modified relative to this genomic sequence to represent the inferred CDS: substituted 1 base at 1 genomic stop codon), translating into MKKAIGQTVRELKREVNKKVLKVPGIEQKVLDATSNESWGPHGSLLADIAQASRNYHEYQMIMAVIWKRLNDTGKNWRHVYKALIVLEYMVGHGSERVIEDIREHAYQISTLSDFQYIDSSGKDQGNNVRRKSQSLVTLVNDKERVIEVRQKAAANKDKFRNNASSGMYRPGSYSSNGPYGDRYDDDPYRSREEDRGYGREKEWGYRDDDQYNRDGDRYGRDYEDRYNRDGYRDDESRGRSQDVNDYNYGSRSRSSDRDPDRSYNDEGQHSSRGTSAKAEDPSLEGRXNIHRYVISFFSREQKLSEQTMGAPPSYEDAIGESQSSVHHERDGETSAASGPRGSSPASDNPHQTSAPTGSSPSVGNNPIEVNGVPTTAISGNQEVEASDEFDPRVPLSAAPATLNNVEVDLLGSLSESFSSNALSLVPSASATAAAAIEGNVHLDSTASSAAPPPGSNNFDQSFEDPFGDSPFKAISSETTPSQPETNQRVEPSQSSVSDFGFGDSFSAALHSTSDASDNHSLATNSQLISQGFSAPQQQNDILADILPPAPLPGTISQQNFSAPPNSQSSSELVASQSIFAQTGQNTPQSFSAEPATHSFSVPTGQLAQQAFSAANGQPVQPPYLAPTSQHAQQPFSAHAGQPGQSMGPMYGGFQYQAGSVTSGASGMLLEPSGGNNGHMNSWSVLPQGSPAPIPSHMTPQAQIGQLSQTANYFPQHGGSSSQSPTNQAPQFSSGNFIAQEGNASTFTHQPHDVSGEKQNEFVGSLLGQGANVPNASQYAVPSTGSNYKASEPSKDKFEMKSTVWADTLSRGLVDLNISGAKINPLADIGIDFASINRKEKRMEKPTTTAVTSTVTMGKAMGSGSGVGRAGAGALRAPPNPMMGSGMGMGMGMGNGPAGGMGMGGYGGMSAPMGMNMGMAQGVQMQPPTGLYSGSNMAGNYNPMMGTGGYPQRPYGSYR; encoded by the exons ATGAAGAAGGCCATTGGTCAAACTGTTAGGGAACT CAAAAGAGAAGTAAATAAGAAAGTACTCAAAGTTCCTGGCATAGAACAGAAG GTTCTCGATGCTACGAGCAATGAATCTTGGGGTCCTCATGGATCACTTCTTGCTGATATTGCACAGGCGAGCAGAAACTA TCATGAATACCAGATGATCATGGCGGTAATATGGAAGCGACTTAATGACACTGGCAAGAATTGGCGACATGTCTACAAG GCTTTGATAGTACTAGAATACATGGTAGGTCATGGGTCAGAGCGAGTCATAGAGGATATTAGAGAGCATGCCTATCAAATATCG ACATTGTCCGATTTTCAATATATTGATTCCAGTGGAAAAGACCAGGGAAACAATGTCAGGAGGAAATCACAGAGTCTCGTTACCCTTGTGAATGATAAAGAAAGAGTCATAGAGGTTAGACAGAAGGCTGCCGCTAACAAGGACAA GTTTCGCAACAATGCATCAAGTGGAATGTATAGACCTGGTTCATATTCAAGCAATGGACCTTATGGTGATAGATATGATGATGATCCTTATCGGAGCAGGGAGGAAGATAGAGGCTATGGTAGAGAAAAAGAATGGGGCTATAGAGATGATGATCAGTATAATCGTGATGGAGATCGTTATGGCAGAGATTATGAGGATCGATATAATAGAGATGGCTACAGGGATGATGAATCCAGGGGAAGAAGTCAAGATGTTAATGATTACAATTATGGCTCTAGAAGCAGGAGCTCAGATAGAGATCCTGATCGCAGTTACAATGATGAAGGTCAACACTCATCTCG AGGTACCAGTGCTAAGGCTGAAGACCCTTCTCTGGAAGGAAGGTAAAACATTCATAGAtatgttatttcttttttctctcgGGAGCAGAAACTGTCAGAGCAAACTATGGGGGCTCCTCCAAGTTATGAGGATGCTATTGGTGAATCTCAAAGCTCTGTACATCATGAAAG GGATGGAGAAACTTCAGCAGCATCTGGTCCAAGGGGCTCTTCTCCTGCAAGTGATAATCCACACCAAACTTCTGCTCCGACAGGATCTTCtccttctgtaggtaataatcCAATTGAAGTAAATGGTGTGCCGACTACTGCTATATCTGGAAACCAGGAAGTTGAGGCTTCTGATGAATTTGACCCTCGTGTTCCTCTTTCAG CTGCCCCGGCCACCTTAAATAATGTTGAAGTGGACTTACTTGGCTCCCTCTCAGAGTCATTCTCGTCGAATGCATTGTCCTTAGTGCCCTCTGCATCAGCAACTGCAGCCGCAGCAATTGAAGGCAATGTACACCTTGATTCAACAGCTTCCTCTGCAGCACCACCACCTGGCTCCAATAATTTTGATCAG TCTTTTGAAGACCCTTTCGGTGATTCACCATTTAAGGCCATTTCTTCTGAAACAACTCCATCTCAACCTGAGACGAATCAGAGGGTCGAACCATCCCAATCAAGTGTATCTGACTTTGGGTTTGGAGACTCATTTTCTGCTGCACTGCACTCTACATCAGATGCCAGTGACAATCATTCTTTAGCGACAAACTCACAGTTAATATCTCAAGGTTTTTCTGCCCCACAACAGCAGAATGATATTCTTGCAGATATTCTTCCGCCTGCACCATTACCTGGAACGATCTCACAGCAGAACTTTTCAGCCCCTCCCAATTCTCAATCTTCATCTGAGCTAGTGGCATCACAATCCATTTTTGCACAAACTGGCCAAAATACGCCGCAAAGTTTCTCAGCTGAACCAGCAACACATTCCTTTTCAGTTCCCACTGGCCAACTTGCCCAGCAAGCCTTTTCAGCTGCCAATGGCCAACCAGTACAACCACCTTATTTGGCACCAACTAGTCAACATGCACAGCAACCCTTTTCAGCCCATGCTGGTCAACCTGGCCAGTCAATGGGTCCTATGTATGGTGGATTCCAGTATCAGGCAGGATCTGTGACTTCAGGAGCTTCGGGTATGTTACTTGAACCAAGTGGTGGAAATAATGGACATATGAACAGTTGGAGTGTCCTGCCACAAGGATCTCCAGCACCTATTCCTTCACACATGACTCCCCAAGCACAAATAGGACAGCTGTCACAGACTGCAAACTACTTTCCCCAGCATGGAGGGTCTAGTTCTCAATCCCCAACAAATCAAGCACCACAGTTTAGCAGTGGGAATTTCATCGCACAAGAGGGGAATGCATCCACTTTTACACATCAACCACATGATGTATCTggtgaaaaacaaaatgaattTGTAGGCAGCTTACTTGGTCAAGGTGCAAATGTTCCTAATGCTTCCCAGTATGCTGTGCCTTCAACAGGATCAAATTATAAGGCCTCAGAACCGTCTAAGGATAAGTTTGAGATGAAATCAACAGTTTGGGCAGATACACTGAGCAGGGGGCTAGTTGATTTGAATATATCTGGAG CTAAAATAAATCCCTTAGCAGATATCGGAATAGACTTTGCTTCCATTAATAGGAAGgaaaagaggatggagaaacCTACCACAACAGCCGTAACATCAACTGTAACCATGGGTAAAGCCATGGGATCCGGTTCAGGTGTAGGCCGGGCTGGTGCTGGTGCTCTCAGAGCTCCGCCAAACCCAATGATGGGTTCAGGCATGGGAATGGGAATGGGAATGGGCAATGGTCCTGCTGGTGGTATGGGTATGGGAGGCTATGGAGGTATGAGCGCGCCAATGGGAATGAACATGGGTATGGCGCAGGGAGTCCAGATGCAGCCACCTACTGGGTTATACTCTGGGTCCAACATGGCAGGTAATTATAACCCCATGATGGGAACTGGTGGTTATCCTCAACGGCCATATGGTTCCTACCGGTAA
- the LOC107467690 gene encoding zinc finger CCCH domain-containing protein 44, which yields MDRKRGRHEHPFNGTGNGASKKFRPPSASEMESFPTGLGSKLKPCTKFFSTSGCPFGEGCHFLHYVPGGIKAVQMMNAGSNPALPQVSRTPPVPPSFPDGSSPPMVKTRLCNKYNSSEGCKFGDKCHFAHGEWEIGKPTMPSYEDRQRIGGRVETPVHGAAAGFGASATAKISINASLAGAVIGKNGINSKQICRVTGAKLSIREHDSDPNLKNIELEGSFDQIKQASSMVHELILNVSSAAGPAKKNVTSYGPGSNNFKTKICEKFSKGSCTFGEKCHFAHGIEELRKSGM from the exons ATGGATCGCAAAAGGGGACGGCACGAACATCCTTTCAACGGCACCGGCAATGGCGCCTCCAAGAAATTCAGGCCACCTTCAGCTTCAG AAATGGAGTCTTTTCCAACTGGTTTAGGAAGCAAATTGAAGCCTTGCACAAAGTTTTTCAG CACCTCTGGCTGTCCATTTGGTGAGGGATGCCATTTCTTGCATTATGTTCCTGGTGGCATCAAAGCCGTTCAAATGATGAATGCTGGTAGCAACCCTGCTCTTCCTCAAGTTAGTAGAACACCACCTGTTCCTCCATCTTTCCCGGATGGGTCTTCTCCTCCAATGGTTAAAACCAGATTGTGCAACAAGTATAATTCAAGCGAAGGTTGCAAATTTGGTGACAAATGTCACTTTGCTCATGGTGAGTGGGAGATTGGCAAGCCTACAATGCCTTCATATGAAGACAGACAAAGGATTGGTGGGCGAGTTGAGACTCCAGTTCATGGAGCTGCTGCTGGCTTTGGCGCCTCAGCTACCGCTAAGATTAGTATCAATGCTTCCCTTGCTGGGGCTGTTATTGGGAAAAATGGTATCAACTCGAAGCAAATCTGTCGTGTAACAGGAGCAAAACTTTCTATCAGGGAACATGATTCTGATCCTAACCTTAAAAACATTGAGCTTGAAGGAAGTTTTGATCAGATCAAACAAGCAAGTTCCATGGTCCACGAACTTATTCTGAATGTTAGTTCGGCTGCTGGACCTGCAAAGAAGAATGTCACTTCATATGGTCCTGGTTCAAACAACTTCAAAACCAAGATatgtgaaaaattttcaaaaggcTCCTGCACTTTTGGGGAGAAGTGCCACTTTGCCCATGGAATAGAAGAATTACGCAAGAGTGGAATGTGA